ctgccgtcgcctcccccacactttaaaggcacttcccagggcgcccctcccccagcaggctaaatgggacaggtgtgtctggtgatctgaggcaggagaggccactcccacaccaggccatcggggagacgggagccaatccaccagctccccaaggcagccccctacccccacagcagccaccgctcctgccccctgacctcacggtggccgcctctagggagcaggctgacctggagatggacgtccggcgaactagggacaacagggaccgcccccagggcaaaccatggggagaaatgggagcaaatggaccggctccatgggaaaacctgccgctgctgccaccacccgcaacgtaacacgcccgcctcctggggccaggctgactaggatacacgtgtctcttaacccagggcaagagacaccgcccccaggataagccgcggggaagatgagagcaaatgtgcccgctcccccgctgcaggcccccgacccccgccacccgtgcaccctgactaccctgcctcccgcccccagcaggcaaagtgggaaagggttgtcccgggacctggcgcagcagaggccgcctgcaggccacgcggcacagacatgggagctaatcctccagctcccccggggcagcctccctatccccgcagccaccaccttcccagccccctgactgcaccgcacccatctcccaggagcaagctcacctggagtcggacctcaggcaaatctctggcggcagaggtcgcccccaggccaggccgcgggggagagaagaaatggagcagctccctggaacggaccccaacccccagccgccgccgccgccgccgccgccgcctcccaggaccaagctcacctggagaccggcgtcccgcctctacggcagcagaagccgcccctggctccgccgcgggggagagcggagcgaattgaccggcttccgTGCGGCAGCCACCctatccccgtgggccctgcaccttaacGACAccgcccccactccccactcagcttgctgagtgggacaggtgtgtgcagtgacctggggcagcagaggccgctcccaggcccggcagccgggagaaggcagctattccatcagttcgccaggggcagccccgctccgcccccttgccgctgccaccgccccctgacctaaccgccccaccacccaggagcaagcttacctggagtccaacatctggcgaatctccggcggccaacgcccccccaggccaggctgcagggaagagaagaaatcgaccggcttgcccgggcagcctcccacccaccgccgccgccgccgccgccgccgccgccgccgccgccgccgccgccgccgccgccgccgccgccgccgccgccgccgccccctccgccaccccagaccattgcactaatctcccggggtcaggctgactgcgaggatgtgcacttgccttctgaccctggccacgtgcctgagcaccttcctgcacccctacactccctgtacctctgcacccctgccactctctgcccttccgcactgcctacacccccgcatcccctgaactgcctgcaccctccacagcccctgcacccctgccaccacttacacctttgcactgcgtacactcctgcacccctgcttgtcccacacaccacctcttgggcctgtggcagagtctctgctgttagaccaatgcacaggaactcacatctttgccagtatatgatgcatcagtggacgtctggggttggctgcaggaaggtacatgttcccggtcactagcctgggccactagggtgatctctgtgaagtcacccaggacgggctcagagatgctgttctctgggaagagaggagttgaaaccggtcttgagggcagagctgtgctcaccaggtcgtccacgcttcatgttttacacggggtttcggagaagtgaaattgatcctgccaagtaagaccggcctgctgtgcgcccacctcagtcctgggctctgaggcagaccgactggctcctACCATCAGGACagagtttgggcacctgaatggtcccttggaggcatcctatcacttctcaggaagaagtctggctgcttccaccctatggccctccctcccactgtgctggcctcaggaaggttccttatttggggaagaaggctgcccaccccctaccccacccctcacctttctctaacccaggctggtgctttctctgcccttcagagtctggaaagccatttctcttcaggtatgtcccttctgagatggacttgcttccactcaattctaggcgaggatgcaccatggaatgcactgggtaagagaaccaaaataaatagtttcttctgtgaggttttctgtttatctactggggctgggctgtgtgtagtttgctacagctattcgtgcgagaggctTAAGCCAaccgtgtgtccttgttttcatctccccgctgtctttgggttttccctagacactcctgagacatttacttcttttaattttattcctgttattacacaggggccctactgacatggaggtaaggtgttgggggagcgggacagagcagggcatttgtagtcctgtgattagttctcattgagcctgtgccctgagctgtgacctccacaagtgtgtctctttcccccaccccaatttgggtgacacagaaggtatttcccttcccccaggtaggttaggttctggtaaaataatttctcattaaaaaaaaaaaaaaaacacaaccccccacaatggaagagaatattctgggtgtatttcaatagagctattttttcctttcctggcaggaaccatgaggagttttcctatgatcttcactctgagaacaggatacggtcctggaggtaaaatgcatgaaaaagagcagggggcccct
The Camelus bactrianus isolate YW-2024 breed Bactrian camel chromosome 2, ASM4877302v1, whole genome shotgun sequence genome window above contains:
- the LOC141579561 gene encoding uncharacterized protein LOC141579561 isoform X2 → MSVTSLSLPHLLLQIEQDPGGITKPVPSAILCVMSCDPGDAQHPPAEETDCLRYMKGEDTYYPHGAQVGLGVCCLYSRWARVALGIPVPEFLQYTRCLFPNLQNWNDVNHPAVHSMVHPRLELSGSKSISEGTYLKRNGFPDSEGQRKHQPGLEKENSISEPVLGDFTEITLVAQASDREHVPSCSQPQTSTDASYTGKDPGLGGRWPPEIRQMLDSRGGFCCRRGGTPVSR